Proteins from a single region of Candidatus Roizmanbacteria bacterium CG_4_9_14_0_2_um_filter_38_17:
- a CDS encoding glycosyltransferase family 4 protein, producing the protein MKVALVYDRVNKWGGAERVLLALHEIWPDAPLFTGVYNPQSAKWADVFEVKPSLIDKLIFTRTRHELFAWLMPFGFENFLFDDYDLVISVTSAEAKGIITKPKTLHICYCLTPTRYLWSNDKQYRNSIHPAIRWVADPVLTYLRKWDKVAASRPDAYVAISEYVSNRIKRYYNRDSVVIYPPVSQLADTHSRSVIHTPEMGKGYYLVVSRLVKYKKVDLAIKACEQLKHSLVIIGTGSEKDYLQKLAGNNTTFISDVNDGELAGYYQSCKALIAPQEEDFGLVAAEAQSMGKPVITFYKGGVSEIVKDGVTGKYFNKQTVASLIEALADFDASVYNSKEIRSKSKKFSKLNFMRKFEKHSLSMLNTYNR; encoded by the coding sequence ATGAAAGTTGCTTTAGTTTATGATCGGGTAAACAAATGGGGAGGCGCTGAAAGAGTGTTGCTAGCTCTTCATGAGATTTGGCCAGATGCACCTTTGTTTACAGGTGTATACAATCCGCAGTCTGCGAAATGGGCTGATGTTTTTGAAGTTAAGCCCTCGCTGATAGATAAGTTAATATTTACTCGTACACGCCATGAGCTGTTTGCTTGGCTGATGCCATTTGGTTTTGAAAACTTTTTATTTGATGATTATGATCTAGTTATATCAGTAACTTCAGCTGAGGCAAAAGGTATTATAACTAAGCCCAAAACTCTCCATATTTGTTACTGTCTAACCCCAACTAGGTATTTATGGAGCAATGATAAGCAGTATCGAAATAGCATTCATCCAGCTATTAGGTGGGTAGCCGATCCTGTGTTAACGTACCTTAGAAAATGGGATAAAGTGGCTGCCTCACGACCAGATGCTTATGTTGCTATTTCAGAGTATGTCAGTAACCGAATAAAGCGCTACTATAATCGAGACTCAGTAGTTATTTATCCCCCCGTATCACAGCTTGCAGACACCCATTCCAGGAGCGTGATACACACTCCTGAAATGGGTAAGGGTTATTATTTAGTTGTTAGTCGACTTGTTAAGTATAAAAAAGTGGATTTAGCGATAAAAGCGTGTGAGCAACTAAAACACTCGCTTGTGATTATTGGAACAGGATCAGAAAAGGACTACTTGCAGAAGTTAGCTGGTAATAATACAACTTTTATATCTGACGTGAATGATGGTGAGCTGGCTGGTTATTATCAGAGTTGCAAAGCTCTCATAGCGCCGCAAGAGGAAGATTTTGGTTTGGTTGCCGCGGAAGCTCAGTCAATGGGTAAGCCGGTAATAACTTTTTATAAAGGTGGAGTTAGTGAAATTGTGAAAGACGGAGTTACAGGTAAGTATTTTAATAAGCAGACGGTTGCCTCGCTTATAGAAGCCTTGGCAGACTTCGATGCATCTGTGTATAATAGCAAAGAAATAAGAAGCAAAAGTAAAAAATTTAGTAAACTTAACTTTATGCGTAAATTTGAAAAACATTCGTTGAGTATGTTAAATACATACAATAGATAA
- the recO gene encoding DNA repair protein RecO produces MESFKAVAVILKRTNFGEADRYVSLFTRSRGKLTGIAKGVRKMTSRRAAHLEIFNQSKLYFSVNNGTYYINGVESINNYRNLKENEAKVHLAFAFCELIEKISPEGVPNRKVYDVLLLALDHIDKLSEELTLSYCDKVIERFFLRVLTEYGYISDTMSVDVMEYAQQIIGRKFNSIEVAKRTL; encoded by the coding sequence GTGGAATCCTTTAAAGCAGTAGCAGTTATTCTAAAGCGAACGAACTTTGGCGAAGCAGATAGATATGTTTCATTATTTACCCGGTCACGAGGTAAGCTTACAGGTATTGCAAAAGGAGTTAGGAAAATGACTAGCCGCAGAGCAGCTCATCTTGAGATATTTAATCAGTCGAAACTATATTTTTCGGTAAACAATGGAACATATTATATTAATGGAGTTGAGAGTATTAATAACTATCGAAACCTTAAAGAAAATGAAGCTAAAGTCCATTTGGCGTTTGCATTTTGTGAGTTGATTGAAAAAATATCTCCCGAAGGTGTTCCAAACAGAAAAGTATACGATGTGTTATTGCTGGCGCTTGATCACATAGATAAGCTATCTGAAGAACTTACTTTGTCTTACTGCGATAAGGTGATAGAAAGATTCTTTTTAAGAGTATTAACTGAATACGGATATATATCAGATACTATGTCAGTTGATGTGATGGAATATGCTCAACAAATCATTGGACGCAAGTTTAACTCAATTGAGGTAGCTAAACGTACATTATGA
- a CDS encoding glycine--tRNA ligase, translated as MKKIVSLSKRRGFVYPGSQIYGGLANTWDYGPLGTMLMKNIRDSWWTLFITQRRDMFPLDSGILMSPRVWEASGHTSTFNDMLIDCRNCKLRTRADHLIEEHFEEKKEEIKVEGLSSQDLADIIQNHGIVCPKCKKIDWTAPRAFNLLFETNIGIVPENQSKAYLRGETAQGIFVNFKQVVESMRPKLPFGIGQIGKSFRNEITKGNFVFRTLEFEQAEIEYFFDPEQDDWRKLFNSWKDKMQTFVVDELGIDKAKLRWRKHTDDERSHYSRHTEDLDYKFPFGYKELWGIAYRTDFDLKQHMEESGQDLRYLDPQTNKKLVPHVIEPAVGVNRLFLMVLVDAYTEEEKRTVLKLKPSLAPYVAAIFPLLGNKPELKEKAKAIYDKLQKYFSVTIDERGNIGKRYFAQDEIGTPLCITVDFETLTDGAVTIRERDTMAQSRVAIDKIVDYINDIL; from the coding sequence ATGAAAAAAATTGTTTCCCTGAGTAAGCGACGCGGATTTGTGTATCCTGGTAGTCAGATCTATGGTGGATTAGCTAATACCTGGGATTACGGACCGTTAGGAACTATGTTAATGAAGAATATTCGTGATAGTTGGTGGACGCTGTTTATTACTCAAAGAAGAGATATGTTTCCGCTTGATTCGGGAATTCTTATGAGTCCTAGGGTGTGGGAGGCTTCGGGTCACACTTCAACTTTTAATGACATGCTTATAGATTGCCGTAACTGTAAATTGCGTACAAGAGCAGACCATCTAATAGAGGAACACTTTGAAGAAAAAAAAGAAGAAATAAAGGTAGAAGGTTTATCTAGTCAGGACTTGGCAGATATTATTCAGAACCATGGAATTGTGTGCCCTAAATGTAAAAAAATAGATTGGACTGCTCCACGTGCTTTTAATCTATTATTTGAAACTAACATCGGTATTGTCCCAGAGAATCAGTCAAAAGCTTATTTACGAGGAGAGACAGCGCAAGGAATATTTGTTAATTTTAAGCAGGTCGTAGAAAGTATGCGCCCTAAATTACCTTTTGGAATAGGTCAGATTGGTAAATCATTTAGAAATGAGATTACCAAAGGTAATTTCGTGTTTAGAACTTTGGAGTTTGAGCAGGCTGAGATCGAGTATTTTTTTGATCCAGAACAAGATGACTGGAGAAAATTGTTTAATAGCTGGAAAGATAAAATGCAGACATTTGTAGTTGATGAATTAGGGATAGATAAGGCGAAGCTACGTTGGAGAAAGCATACAGATGATGAACGCTCGCACTATTCCAGACATACAGAAGATCTGGATTACAAGTTTCCGTTTGGATATAAGGAGTTATGGGGAATTGCCTATCGCACAGATTTTGATCTAAAGCAGCACATGGAGGAAAGTGGACAGGATCTTAGATATCTTGACCCCCAGACTAATAAAAAATTAGTACCTCATGTAATTGAACCAGCTGTGGGAGTAAATAGATTGTTTTTGATGGTTCTGGTTGATGCGTATACAGAGGAAGAAAAACGGACAGTACTAAAACTTAAGCCAAGCCTAGCTCCTTATGTTGCAGCTATTTTCCCTCTCTTGGGTAATAAGCCAGAATTAAAAGAAAAAGCAAAGGCTATATATGATAAGTTGCAAAAATATTTTAGCGTCACTATAGATGAGAGGGGTAATATAGGTAAAAGATATTTTGCTCAAGACGAGATTGGAACACCACTGTGCATAACTGTAGATTTTGAAACCCTTACGGACGGCGCTGTGACAATCAGAGAACGAGATACAATGGCGCAGAGTAGAGTTGCAATTGATAAAATAGTAGATTATATTAATGATATACTATGA
- the mraZ gene encoding division/cell wall cluster transcriptional repressor MraZ, whose translation MVKSGEMLLGRYTSRVTDKGRVALPAKLRAELGEKIVVTQGYEKSLILVGESSWRELIKGTSQKPFTIGAARDTTRFLLGSASSAILDKQGRFVLPDYLKQHGEITKEVIFLGLGTYIELWDKKRWEEYQEYLNVNIEDISERLSKLNIEK comes from the coding sequence GTGGTGAAAAGTGGTGAAATGTTACTAGGTAGATATACGAGCCGTGTTACAGACAAGGGCAGAGTTGCCTTGCCAGCTAAGCTCAGAGCTGAACTAGGAGAAAAAATAGTAGTGACTCAGGGATATGAAAAATCACTAATCTTAGTTGGCGAGAGTAGTTGGCGAGAGCTGATCAAAGGAACAAGTCAAAAGCCTTTTACTATTGGCGCAGCACGCGACACCACGAGGTTTTTATTAGGTAGCGCTAGTTCGGCGATTTTAGATAAGCAAGGTAGGTTTGTGTTACCTGACTATCTTAAGCAGCACGGTGAGATAACAAAAGAGGTAATATTTCTTGGATTAGGCACGTATATTGAGCTTTGGGATAAAAAGCGCTGGGAAGAATATCAGGAATATTTAAATGTGAATATTGAAGATATATCAGAGAGATTAAGTAAATTAAACATTGAAAAATAG
- a CDS encoding 16S rRNA (cytosine(1402)-N(4))-methyltransferase, translated as MKNSTHYASHIPVLPREAVDSLKVKKGEKYIDATLGFGGHTKEILKKGGILLGIDCDGENLASVGKDLSAYDSNSWKLVQGNFENIQNIAEVEGFSSVSGVLFDLGISNWQLDESNRGLSIRFDLDSEEKLDMRLDQTQEITAEYIVNKYSEKELYEVFSKYGELREAKSIARIIVKKRPIVTGSKLVTIINSVASSKSLLARSFQALRIEVNHELRALKSGLAGAEAILKPGGVLAVISFHSLEDRLVKQAFNNWSNTKKMEVVTKQPITAGTQEVKANSRAKSAKLRVAIKK; from the coding sequence TTGAAAAATAGTACACACTATGCATCTCATATACCCGTTCTTCCACGGGAAGCTGTGGATAGCTTAAAGGTGAAGAAGGGTGAGAAATATATTGATGCAACGCTTGGTTTTGGTGGGCATACAAAAGAGATCCTTAAAAAAGGTGGAATACTTCTTGGAATAGATTGCGACGGTGAAAATCTGGCATCAGTAGGTAAGGATTTATCAGCATATGACAGCAATAGTTGGAAGTTGGTGCAAGGAAATTTTGAGAATATACAAAATATTGCAGAAGTAGAAGGGTTTAGCTCGGTCTCAGGTGTTCTTTTTGATCTAGGGATATCTAATTGGCAGTTGGATGAATCTAATCGGGGTTTAAGTATTCGTTTTGATCTTGATTCAGAAGAAAAACTAGATATGCGCTTGGATCAAACTCAAGAGATTACCGCTGAATATATAGTAAATAAATATTCTGAAAAAGAACTATATGAAGTGTTTAGTAAGTATGGTGAGCTAAGAGAAGCAAAAAGTATAGCAAGAATTATTGTAAAAAAACGGCCAATAGTTACAGGTAGTAAGCTTGTAACAATCATAAATTCAGTTGCCAGCTCAAAGAGCTTATTGGCAAGATCATTTCAAGCACTGCGTATAGAGGTAAATCATGAACTTAGAGCACTAAAATCAGGGTTAGCTGGAGCAGAAGCCATCCTTAAGCCAGGTGGAGTATTAGCTGTTATTAGTTTTCATTCACTAGAAGATCGACTGGTTAAACAGGCGTTTAATAATTGGTCAAATACAAAAAAGATGGAGGTAGTAACAAAACAGCCAATTACAGCTGGCACTCAAGAAGTAAAAGCAAATTCTCGAGCAAAAAGTGCAAAACTTAGAGTTGCTATAAAAAAATGA